The Nitrospirota bacterium genome includes a window with the following:
- a CDS encoding PIN domain-containing protein codes for MKRSFVDTGAWYALIDRSDPDHKNAVNCLKINKTPLITTNFIFDETVTLLRSRLGWEVASDFGKKLRDSGFVSLVVVKDIDEEKAWEIFLKFKDKDFSYTDCTSFALMQRLQIDTAFSFDSHFKIMKFQVLPAL; via the coding sequence ATGAAGCGGTCATTTGTTGATACAGGTGCATGGTACGCATTGATTGATAGAAGTGATCCGGATCATAAAAATGCGGTTAATTGCCTAAAGATAAATAAGACTCCTCTGATAACAACCAATTTTATATTTGACGAGACTGTTACACTTTTAAGAAGTCGTCTGGGATGGGAAGTTGCCTCAGATTTCGGTAAAAAACTCAGAGACAGTGGCTTTGTTAGCCTTGTCGTTGTTAAAGATATTGATGAGGAAAAGGCATGGGAGATTTTTTTGAAATTCAAAGATAAGGACTTCAGTTATACAGACTGTACGAGTTTTGCTTTAATGCAAAGGCTGCAGATAGATACTGCTTTTTCTTTCGACAGTCATTTCAAGATAATGAAATTTCAGGTGCTCCCTGCTT